A single region of the Massilia sp. erpn genome encodes:
- a CDS encoding methyl-accepting chemotaxis protein, whose product MLVALSIIGISGYSGINKVGNSVEEIGKVRMPSVEGLLVMSEGQTAVALATLRTAIWENDYKSQARFSEVLTLRQKAWASAEAGLKTYEPLPQTAEEAVLWKQFSEEWSAWKAADQKLATTIGALAANKDEEGQKKLFAEFYTQFEAAGPLFTKAETTLKKILDLNKHVAADAVKAGQDTTVNSQRTMVISALLAIAVAVACAWYITLAITRPINEAVVVAKTVASGDLTSRIEVQTTEETGQLLGALKDMNESLIRIVGQVRSGTDTIACASSQIATGNLDLSSRTEEQASSLEETASSMEELTSTVRQNADNASQANQLAASASGVAMKGGEVVSRVVQTMESINASSSKIVDIISVIDGIAFQTNILALNAAVEAARAGEQGRGFAVVASEVRNLAQRSAAAAKEIKQLISESVETVGAGSKLVAEAGETMGEIVTSVQRVTDIMTEITMATREQSSGIDQINVAVSQMDTVTQQNAALVEEAAAAAASLEEQAGKLAQVVSVFRLDQNAAPAAAVATHKAPAAALKAPAAPAHKPAMARAKPAAARAELKRPDLSSGSKASSKVAATVSEDGWEEF is encoded by the coding sequence ATGCTGGTAGCTTTAAGCATCATCGGCATCAGCGGTTACAGCGGCATTAATAAGGTCGGCAACTCGGTCGAAGAAATCGGCAAGGTGCGCATGCCTTCCGTGGAAGGCCTGCTCGTGATGAGCGAAGGCCAGACAGCCGTGGCCCTGGCCACCTTGCGCACCGCGATCTGGGAAAACGACTACAAGTCGCAGGCGCGCTTCTCCGAAGTGCTGACCCTGCGTCAGAAGGCCTGGGCCAGCGCGGAGGCGGGCCTGAAGACTTACGAGCCGCTGCCGCAGACCGCCGAGGAGGCGGTGCTGTGGAAGCAGTTCAGCGAGGAGTGGAGTGCCTGGAAGGCTGCCGATCAGAAGCTGGCTACCACCATCGGCGCGCTGGCGGCCAACAAGGACGAGGAAGGCCAGAAAAAGCTGTTCGCAGAGTTCTACACCCAGTTCGAGGCGGCCGGCCCCTTGTTCACCAAGGCCGAAACCACGCTGAAGAAAATCCTCGATCTGAATAAGCATGTGGCGGCCGACGCCGTGAAGGCTGGCCAGGACACGACGGTGAACTCGCAGCGCACGATGGTGATCTCGGCCCTGCTGGCGATCGCCGTGGCCGTGGCTTGCGCCTGGTATATCACGCTGGCGATCACCCGTCCCATCAACGAGGCGGTGGTCGTGGCGAAAACTGTGGCTTCCGGCGATCTGACCAGCCGCATCGAAGTCCAGACCACCGAGGAAACTGGCCAGCTGCTGGGCGCACTGAAAGATATGAATGAAAGCCTGATCCGCATCGTCGGCCAGGTGCGCTCCGGCACCGATACGATTGCCTGCGCGTCCTCGCAGATCGCCACCGGCAATCTGGATCTGTCTTCGCGCACCGAGGAGCAAGCCAGCTCGCTGGAAGAAACCGCGTCCTCGATGGAAGAGCTGACCTCCACCGTGCGCCAGAACGCCGATAACGCCTCGCAGGCCAATCAGCTGGCGGCGTCGGCATCCGGCGTGGCGATGAAGGGCGGAGAAGTGGTGTCGCGCGTGGTGCAGACCATGGAGTCGATCAATGCCTCGTCCAGCAAGATTGTGGACATCATCAGCGTCATCGACGGCATCGCCTTCCAGACCAATATTCTGGCCTTGAATGCGGCCGTCGAAGCGGCGCGCGCTGGCGAGCAGGGACGCGGCTTTGCCGTGGTGGCATCCGAAGTGCGCAATCTGGCGCAGCGCTCGGCGGCGGCGGCGAAAGAGATCAAGCAGCTGATCAGCGAGTCGGTGGAAACCGTGGGTGCGGGCAGCAAGCTGGTGGCGGAAGCTGGCGAGACCATGGGCGAGATCGTGACCAGCGTGCAGCGCGTGACCGACATCATGACCGAAATCACCATGGCGACCAGGGAGCAGAGCAGCGGCATCGACCAGATCAATGTCGCGGTCAGTCAGATGGACACCGTGACCCAGCAGAATGCCGCGCTGGTGGAAGAAGCCGCCGCGGCTGCAGCATCGCTGGAGGAACAGGCCGGCAAGCTGGCGCAGGTGGTCAGCGTCTTCCGCCTCGATCAGAATGCCGCGCCGGCCGCTGCGGTTGCCACGCACAAGGCGCCTGCCGCCGCACTGAAAGCGCCGGCCGCACCAGCGCACAAACCTGCTATGGCCAGAGCCAAGCCGGCAGCGGCGCGCGCCGAACTGAAACGCCCGGACCTGTCGTCCGGCAGCAAAGCCTCTTCAAAAGTGGCCGCCACCGTTTCGGAAGATGGATGGGAAGAGTTTTAA